From Lysobacter auxotrophicus, the proteins below share one genomic window:
- a CDS encoding TRAP transporter large permease, protein MAIALLFVAFGVLLVLGVPVAYALAAASLATLLYLDVPSIVMVQQVSAGSGSASLIAIPLFIFAGEIMMRGGISERLISLASSLVGRMRGGLGQVSILSSLFFGGVSGSALADVSAVGGTMIPQMVQRGYDRDFAVNVCITAALVALLVPPSHNLILYSAAAGGGLSIADLFAAGIVPALLMTVVLMVTCYAVARHRGYGVEIFPGWRAVALRLVSALPGLGLVALIFVGIRAGIFTAVESAAIAVVYALLVTSVLYRQMPWREFLGTVVHAARSAGAILFVIATAAVFGWLLAYLQVPSASVDFLTGLTQDRNLMLLLMILVLLVLGTFLDLAPMILICTPIFLPVARAIGIDPVHFGVILVLKGGLSLISPPLGSVLFVGTSIGKISIGQSMRTIWPFWLAGLAVLLVVAFVPALSLWLPAALKA, encoded by the coding sequence ATGGCGATCGCACTGCTCTTCGTCGCGTTCGGCGTGCTGCTCGTGCTCGGGGTGCCGGTGGCCTACGCGCTCGCGGCGGCCTCGCTCGCGACGCTGCTGTACCTGGACGTGCCCTCCATCGTGATGGTGCAGCAGGTGTCGGCGGGATCGGGTTCGGCGAGCCTCATCGCCATCCCGCTCTTCATCTTCGCCGGCGAGATCATGATGCGCGGCGGCATTTCCGAGCGCCTCATCAGCCTCGCCTCGTCGCTGGTCGGGCGCATGCGCGGCGGCCTGGGCCAGGTGAGCATCCTCTCGTCGCTGTTCTTCGGAGGCGTGTCGGGTTCGGCGCTGGCGGACGTCTCCGCGGTCGGCGGCACGATGATCCCGCAGATGGTGCAACGCGGTTACGACCGCGACTTCGCGGTGAACGTGTGCATCACCGCCGCGCTCGTCGCGCTGCTCGTGCCGCCGTCGCACAACCTGATCCTGTATTCGGCCGCGGCCGGCGGCGGGTTGTCGATCGCCGACCTGTTCGCCGCCGGCATCGTGCCCGCGCTGCTGATGACCGTGGTGCTGATGGTCACCTGCTACGCGGTCGCGCGGCACCGCGGCTACGGCGTGGAGATCTTCCCCGGCTGGCGCGCCGTCGCGCTGCGCCTGGTGTCGGCGCTGCCGGGCCTGGGGCTGGTCGCGCTGATCTTCGTCGGCATCCGCGCGGGCATCTTCACCGCGGTGGAAAGCGCGGCGATCGCGGTCGTCTACGCGCTGCTGGTCACCAGCGTGCTGTACCGGCAGATGCCGTGGCGCGAGTTCCTCGGCACGGTCGTGCACGCGGCGCGCAGCGCGGGCGCGATCCTGTTCGTGATCGCCACCGCGGCGGTGTTCGGCTGGTTGCTGGCCTACCTGCAGGTGCCGTCGGCATCGGTGGATTTCCTCACCGGGCTGACCCAGGACCGCAACCTGATGCTGCTGCTGATGATCCTGGTGCTGCTGGTGCTGGGCACGTTCCTGGACCTGGCGCCGATGATCCTGATCTGCACGCCGATCTTCCTGCCGGTGGCCCGCGCCATCGGCATCGACCCGGTGCATTTCGGCGTGATCCTGGTGCTCAAGGGCGGCCTGAGCCTGATCAGCCCCCCGCTGGGCTCCGTGCTCTTCGTCGGCACGTCGATCGGCAAGATCAGCATCGGCCAGAGCATGCGCACCATCTGGCCGTTCTGGCTGGCCGGCCTCGCGGTGCTGCTGGTGGTCGCCTTCGTGCCGGCGTTGTCGCTGTGGCTGCCGGCGGCGCTGAAGGCTTGA
- a CDS encoding pectate lyase family protein yields MGTHHRNGRIHGFARALATAALLVSMAAASSSAAPAGLQALSTGTPDLAFPGAQGWAAHTPGGRGGKIVRVTTLAADGPGSFAEALATKGPRIVVFEVGGVIDLGMKELRITEPFLTVAGQTAPQPGITFIKGGLTIATHDVVIRHIRMRPGDGGMPKFSGDIDAITTVRGARDVIVDHCSLTWATDENLSASSTRFYGEDEKAWMEAASRRITYSHNIIAEGLSNATHKKGEHSKGSLIHDHVNDVLIVGNLYAHNYERNPLFKGGARGQVINNLIYDPGQRAVHYNLIAEEWLGHPYSRGQVIARGNVMRAGISTEDVAFFEVGGSGDVDVFFEDNLAVDRIGNPLPQQGRYTTTPIGVDAISRAPALPFGVTLLPASKVQDAVIANAGARPWDRDDVDRRILADTIEGRGRIIDSQEQVGGYPVQKETRQAFVPADWDLDTMEPLKPLPRREPLK; encoded by the coding sequence ATGGGGACGCATCACCGGAACGGCAGGATTCACGGGTTCGCACGCGCGCTGGCGACCGCCGCGCTGCTGGTGTCGATGGCCGCCGCGAGCAGTTCGGCCGCGCCGGCCGGGCTGCAGGCCTTGTCCACCGGGACACCCGACCTCGCCTTCCCGGGCGCGCAGGGCTGGGCCGCGCATACGCCGGGGGGACGGGGCGGGAAGATCGTGCGCGTGACGACGCTCGCCGCCGACGGCCCGGGCTCGTTCGCCGAAGCGCTCGCGACGAAGGGCCCGCGCATCGTCGTGTTCGAAGTGGGCGGCGTGATCGACCTGGGGATGAAGGAGCTGCGCATCACCGAGCCCTTCCTCACCGTCGCCGGGCAGACCGCGCCGCAGCCGGGCATCACCTTCATCAAGGGCGGCCTGACCATCGCGACGCACGACGTGGTGATCCGCCACATCCGCATGCGCCCGGGCGACGGCGGCATGCCGAAGTTTTCCGGCGACATCGACGCGATCACCACCGTGCGCGGCGCGCGCGACGTGATCGTCGACCACTGCTCGCTGACGTGGGCGACGGACGAAAACCTGTCGGCGTCGAGCACGCGCTTTTACGGCGAAGACGAGAAGGCGTGGATGGAGGCGGCGTCGCGCCGCATCACCTACAGCCACAACATCATCGCCGAAGGCCTGTCGAACGCGACGCACAAGAAGGGCGAGCATTCCAAGGGGTCGCTGATCCACGACCACGTCAACGACGTGCTGATCGTCGGCAACCTCTATGCGCACAACTACGAGCGCAACCCGCTGTTCAAGGGCGGCGCGCGCGGGCAGGTGATCAACAACCTGATCTACGACCCGGGCCAGCGCGCCGTGCACTACAACCTGATCGCCGAGGAATGGCTGGGGCATCCGTATTCGCGCGGGCAGGTCATCGCGCGCGGCAACGTGATGCGCGCGGGCATCTCGACGGAGGACGTCGCCTTCTTCGAAGTGGGCGGTTCGGGCGATGTCGACGTGTTCTTCGAGGACAACCTCGCGGTCGACCGCATCGGCAACCCGCTGCCGCAGCAGGGCCGCTACACCACGACGCCGATCGGCGTGGATGCGATTTCGCGTGCGCCGGCGCTGCCGTTCGGCGTGACGCTGCTGCCCGCGTCGAAGGTGCAGGACGCGGTGATCGCGAACGCGGGCGCGCGTCCGTGGGATCGCGACGACGTGGACCGCCGCATCCTCGCCGATACGATCGAAGGACGCGGCCGCATCATCG
- a CDS encoding LacI family DNA-binding transcriptional regulator, with protein sequence MTESAPRTRRSRTASLLPAPEDTGLTGKATINDIARLTGVSKKTVSRVINNSPLVHPETREKVLALMKQLGYTPDPQARGLAFRRSFLIGLVYDNPTAQYIVNMQYGALDALRDSGYELVVHPCDSSKEDYIDGVRRFVQQQKLHGVILIPRVSEDEQLAAALREIGVRYVRIASVPMDAAAHMLVTQDRQASTEAANYIESLGHRTIGLITGPRRYRSTIERGGGFLGGLDARGIKLPPDYIFEGGYTFDSGVAGAEYLLAKSPRPTAIFACNDEMAAGVYKAAMRRGLSIPGDLSVVGFDDSPLAAQLWPALTTIHSPTRDVGRQAAQMLLGEEPSSEAAAVAPRAVNPQLVVRDSTQRPKG encoded by the coding sequence ATGACCGAATCCGCGCCGCGTACCCGCCGTTCCCGCACCGCCTCGCTGCTGCCGGCGCCGGAGGACACCGGGCTGACGGGCAAGGCGACGATCAACGACATCGCCCGCCTCACCGGCGTATCGAAGAAGACGGTCTCGCGCGTCATCAACAACTCGCCGCTGGTGCATCCGGAAACGCGCGAGAAAGTGCTGGCGCTGATGAAGCAGCTGGGCTACACGCCCGATCCGCAGGCGCGCGGGCTCGCGTTCCGGCGCTCGTTCCTGATCGGGCTGGTCTACGACAACCCCACCGCGCAGTACATCGTGAACATGCAGTACGGCGCGCTGGATGCGTTGCGCGACTCGGGCTACGAGCTGGTGGTGCATCCGTGCGATTCCTCCAAGGAGGATTACATCGACGGCGTGCGCCGCTTCGTGCAGCAGCAGAAGCTGCACGGCGTGATCCTCATCCCGCGTGTCTCCGAAGACGAGCAGCTCGCCGCGGCGCTGCGCGAGATCGGCGTGCGCTACGTGCGCATCGCCTCGGTGCCGATGGACGCGGCGGCGCACATGCTGGTCACGCAGGATCGCCAGGCCAGCACGGAAGCGGCCAACTACATCGAATCGCTTGGACATCGCACGATCGGCCTGATCACCGGCCCGCGCCGCTACCGCTCCACCATCGAGCGCGGCGGCGGCTTCCTCGGCGGCCTGGACGCGCGCGGGATCAAGCTGCCGCCGGACTACATCTTCGAAGGCGGCTATACGTTCGACTCCGGCGTGGCCGGCGCGGAATACCTGCTGGCCAAGTCGCCGCGCCCCACCGCGATCTTCGCCTGCAACGACGAGATGGCCGCCGGCGTGTACAAGGCCGCGATGCGTCGGGGGCTGTCGATTCCCGGCGACCTGTCGGTCGTGGGCTTCGACGACAGCCCGCTCGCCGCGCAGCTGTGGCCCGCGCTCACCACCATCCATTCGCCGACGCGCGACGTCGGCCGCCAGGCGGCGCAGATGCTGCTGGGCGAGGAGCCGTCCTCCGAAGCCGCGGCGGTTGCGCCGCGCGCCGTGAACCCGCAGCTCGTGGTGCGTGATTCGACGCAGCGGCCAAAGGGCTGA
- a CDS encoding 2-keto-4-pentenoate hydratase, translating to MDKHAPDAGSDSATIARRLVDARRQAQALPEYPGSVPAGLDEGYACQDAAIALWDRPVVGWKVGKIPADWEATLGEERLVGPIFEGAVQAPPPGEASTFPVIPGGFAAVEAEFVFRIARDAKPEKTEYTAGEAADLVAALHVGIELAGSPLPLINVLGPPVVVSDFGNNTGLVLGTEITDWQRRGADELTCETFIDGHLVGEGGAASIAGGLLAALAFALSRCASRGHPLKRGMLVTTGAATGIHDILAGQRARVSFGEWGEIHCNAVAAEPFEGRA from the coding sequence ATGGACAAACACGCGCCCGACGCGGGCAGTGACAGCGCAACGATTGCCCGGCGACTGGTCGATGCGCGCCGGCAGGCGCAGGCGCTGCCGGAGTATCCCGGCAGCGTGCCCGCCGGCCTGGATGAAGGCTATGCCTGCCAGGACGCCGCCATCGCGCTGTGGGATCGCCCGGTGGTGGGCTGGAAGGTCGGCAAGATTCCCGCCGACTGGGAAGCCACGCTCGGCGAGGAACGCCTGGTCGGGCCGATCTTCGAAGGCGCCGTGCAGGCGCCACCGCCGGGCGAGGCTTCGACGTTCCCGGTGATCCCCGGCGGCTTCGCCGCGGTGGAAGCCGAATTCGTGTTTCGCATAGCCCGCGACGCGAAGCCCGAGAAGACCGAGTACACCGCGGGCGAGGCGGCCGACCTCGTCGCCGCGCTGCACGTGGGCATCGAACTGGCCGGCAGCCCGCTGCCGCTGATCAACGTGCTCGGCCCGCCGGTGGTGGTGTCGGATTTCGGCAACAACACCGGGCTGGTGCTAGGCACGGAAATCACCGACTGGCAGCGTCGCGGCGCGGACGAACTCACCTGCGAGACCTTCATCGACGGCCACCTGGTCGGCGAAGGCGGCGCGGCGTCGATCGCCGGCGGCCTGCTCGCGGCGCTCGCGTTCGCGCTGTCGCGTTGCGCCAGCCGCGGCCATCCGCTCAAACGCGGCATGCTGGTGACCACGGGCGCGGCGACCGGCATCCACGACATCCTCGCCGGGCAGCGCGCGCGCGTGAGCTTCGGCGAATGGGGCGAGATTCACTGCAACGCCGTCGCGGCCGAACCGTTCGAGGGGCGCGCATGA
- a CDS encoding TRAP transporter substrate-binding protein, whose protein sequence is MTEGRQGQHRRRFLAGLTAACAAGAVPDALRAAEPARVLTATDVHVKDYPTVQAVQWIGEQLERETRGRLRLRMYHAGQLGRESEAIDMARFGAIAITRVYTGALNNAFPLTQALCLPYVFDSTQHLRRAIDGDVGAQVLRGFQSRGLVGLAIYDSGPRCFYNIKHPIVTPADLHGLKIRVPVSDIFIRMLRLFGANPTPLPLGEVFSGMETHMIDGAENNIRSFQSSRHFEAARYWSHSDHSWAPDVLLLSRKTFDSLEPRDRDTLLRLARESVGVMRRLWAQQEDDARRIVKEAGVAFNECDIPAFRAAAQPLLAHYRGDPAIDALYRQIRDLA, encoded by the coding sequence ATGACCGAAGGCCGGCAGGGACAGCATCGACGTCGTTTCCTCGCGGGCCTGACCGCCGCCTGCGCCGCGGGCGCAGTGCCCGATGCGCTGCGCGCCGCCGAGCCGGCGCGCGTACTCACCGCCACCGACGTGCACGTGAAGGACTACCCGACCGTGCAGGCGGTGCAGTGGATCGGCGAACAGCTCGAGCGCGAGACCCGCGGCCGCCTGCGCCTGCGCATGTACCACGCGGGACAACTGGGCCGCGAATCGGAAGCCATCGACATGGCGCGCTTCGGCGCCATCGCCATCACGCGCGTGTACACCGGCGCGCTGAACAACGCCTTCCCGCTCACGCAGGCGCTGTGCCTGCCGTACGTGTTCGATTCGACGCAGCACCTGCGCCGCGCGATCGACGGCGACGTCGGCGCGCAGGTGTTGCGCGGGTTCCAGTCGCGCGGCCTCGTCGGCCTTGCGATCTACGACAGCGGCCCGCGCTGCTTCTACAACATCAAGCATCCGATCGTGACGCCGGCCGACCTGCACGGGTTGAAGATCCGCGTGCCGGTCTCGGACATCTTCATCCGCATGCTGCGCCTGTTCGGCGCGAACCCGACGCCGCTGCCGCTGGGCGAAGTGTTCTCCGGCATGGAAACGCACATGATCGACGGTGCGGAAAACAACATCCGCAGTTTCCAGTCGAGCCGGCACTTCGAGGCGGCGCGCTACTGGTCGCACAGCGACCATTCGTGGGCGCCCGACGTGCTGCTGCTGTCGCGCAAGACCTTCGATTCGCTGGAACCGCGCGATCGCGACACGCTGCTGCGCCTGGCGCGCGAGTCGGTCGGCGTGATGCGCAGGCTCTGGGCGCAGCAGGAAGACGACGCGCGGCGCATCGTGAAGGAGGCCGGCGTGGCGTTCAACGAATGCGACATCCCCGCCTTCCGCGCCGCCGCGCAGCCGCTGCTCGCGCACTACCGCGGCGATCCGGCGATCGACGCGCTGTACCGGCAAATCCGCGATCTCGCGTGA
- a CDS encoding TRAP transporter small permease: protein MDATVTPVPSSILQRTCDRLAGWTIATAAFALLMLVLVQGWQVIARYVLNDSPSWTEPVTLLMLSTAMSMGAAAGVHTRRHFAFSLLADAMGPRAKHAVHLLQSAVVVIIGLMLAYWGGVLFVDGVHIPTAGAPMPESIDYLPLAVGGALMALFAVSQMLHDAPAAEVH from the coding sequence ATGGACGCCACCGTGACCCCGGTTCCTTCCTCGATCCTCCAACGCACCTGCGACCGCCTGGCCGGCTGGACGATCGCCACGGCGGCGTTCGCACTGCTGATGCTCGTCCTGGTGCAGGGCTGGCAGGTGATCGCGCGCTACGTGCTCAACGATTCGCCCAGCTGGACCGAACCGGTGACGCTGCTGATGCTGAGCACCGCGATGAGCATGGGCGCGGCGGCGGGCGTGCACACGCGCCGGCACTTCGCGTTCTCGCTGCTGGCCGATGCGATGGGCCCGCGCGCGAAGCACGCCGTGCACCTGCTGCAATCGGCGGTGGTGGTGATCATCGGGCTGATGCTCGCGTACTGGGGCGGCGTGCTGTTCGTCGATGGCGTGCACATCCCCACGGCCGGCGCGCCGATGCCGGAGAGCATCGACTACCTGCCGCTCGCGGTCGGCGGTGCGCTGATGGCGCTGTTCGCGGTTTCCCAGATGCTGCATGACGCCCCGGCGGCGGAGGTCCACTGA